The DNA segment GCATGCTCATGGCGGTTGTGTCGCCGGCGTAAAACGCCGCCAGCACCTGGCCGTCTGGCAGAAGGCAGGCCTCCGGATGCCCGAAGGTCCAGCGGTTCATGTCCGCCCAGTAATCGCCGAACTCGCGCTGACCGCCGACGCCGGATTCGCGGCCGGCGGTGCTCTCATAGACCACACACTCTTCCGCCAGCTCCCATGTGCGGCCGAAATCTCGGCTCAAGACGGCGCGGATGGAAGGAGGGTCGTGGCGGTGCACGTAAACAGCCAGGACCCTTTCCCCGCCCAGGCAGAGGGGATAGGCGATCTGGCCGGCGAAGCCGGTGTCGGCCGGCGGCGATGTCCAGCGCCGTCCATCGGGCGAGCCCCAGGCCACGTGGACATTGCGGTCTTGGCCGAGCTGGCGATCGTGGGTCCAGAACAGCGCGATGAGCCGGCCCGTATCCGGCGCGATCCCCAGCCGCTGGTCCCAGTAAAAGACGCGCGCCGCCGGGTCATGGGCCACGATGACCGGGGGCTCAAAGGTGCGGCCGGCGTCCGGCGAGCGGCGCAGCAGGGCATGATGCGCACCCGGACGCGCGTCATAGTAGCTCTTCCAGGCTTCATACGGAAAACCGAGCACACCGTCCGACAGGCGCAGGGGCGCGCCGGTGGCAGAGACGCCCTCAAAGGGGTGCACGTCCAGCTCCCGCCAGGCGTGCCAGCTCCGCCCGTAATCGCTCGATTCGGCCAGCAAGAGCCGGCTGGGGAGGATGCCCTGGGTCTCGGGGTTGGAGAGGGGCAGGGTCGGGTCAGTGCGTTCGAACCAGGTGAAATAGCCCAACAGCCGGCCCGGCTCCAGCTCGAAAAGCGCCCCAGCGCGCCAGGCGCCGCTCACGCCGGCGTATTCCAGCGGGAAGCCCTCCCACACCAGCTCCCAACTGTGGCCCCCGTCGGTGCTTTCGCAAATCAGGATGTTCTCATCGGCGGAATCCTTGGAACTGCCGGCCCGAAATGCCACCAGCAGGCGTCCGTCCGCGGTGTACAGCAGGCTCGTGAAAGAGCAGAAGCGCCGCTGTGGCGGGGCCTGCCGGGCGTCGAAAATGATGCCGTGCTCGATAACCTGCATGATGCCCTCCTGAGGGCGTTAGCGCACGAGCCGGCGGAACGCTTCCTTGCTCACTTCCGCTTCCAGCCGGCCGGCGATGTCCCCCGCGCGAATGGCGTCGCGCAAGACTCCCAGCACCTCTTCCCAGCGAGGTTTCAGCTCTTCCAGCTCGGCCTCAGTATGTGCCCAACACATATGCATGCCGCCGGCGGCGAAGATGCCGCGCTTATTGCACTCCTGGATGAAAAGGGTGGTGGCCTGCTTGCGGAGCAAGGGATCGGGGTCCTCGAAATCCCACTGCAGGACAAAACTGCATCCCATGCCGGCGAAGCGGGCCGGCACTTCCGCCTGCTCCGCCAGGGCGTTGAACGCCTGCATATAGCGCTTGCCCATCCGATCAATGTAGGTCTGGACATCGCGGCGCTTATACTCGCGGATGGTGGCCAGCGCCGCGGCGGCAGTGATGGGGTCGGACCAGTACGTACTGCTGATGAACAGGTCGGCGGCGATGGACATGATCTCCCGTCTGCCGGCCACCGCGCCAAAGGGATAGCCGTTGGAAATGGCCTTGGCATACGTGGCGATGTCGGGCACCACGCCGTATTTGCCCTGCGCGCCGGCGATGTGCAGGCGGAAGCCGGTCACCACCTCATCGAAGATGAGCACCGCGCCGTAACGCGTGGCCAGCTCCCGCACACCCTCCAGGTACCCCGGCTTGGGGTCGAAGGAGCGGGCCGGCTCCAGGATAACGGCCGCGATCTCGCCCTTATGGGTCTCGAGCACCTGCTCCAGTGATGCAAGGTTTTCCCAGGCGAAAGGGATGGCGGTGCCGGCCAATCCGCGGGGCACGCCGGCCGGCTCGATACCAGGCAGGAGGTAATCGTTCAGCACAGCGGTGGACTCCAGGTTGGCGGCCAGGTACCAGTCGTGCCAGCCGTGGTAGCCGCAGAAGGCGATCTTATCTCGGCCGGTATAGGCGCGGGCGATGCGGATGGCAATGGCATTGGCCTCGCCGCCGCCTTTGCAGAAGCGCACCATTTCGGCGCAGGGGATTGTGTTCGTCAGCTCCTCCGCCAGCTCCAGCTCCACCGTGGTGCTGACGCTGGGCGCCGGCCCGCGTCGTATCTGCTCGATGACCGCGGCATCCACCACATCATCCGCATAACCGAGCACACACGCGCCCACTGCCATCTGGAGGTCAATATACTCATTGCCATCCACATCCCAGAAGCGGCAACCCTTGGCGCGTTCGGCCAGTGCGGGGGTCACGCCGTAGGCGTAGCGGTCGGGCCGGCGGGAGATCAGTTGCGTTCCCCCCGGCATCAGGGACTGGGCGCGGGCAAACAGCTCATAGGAGCGCTGGACGCCGAAGGGTCTGGTGTATCCCATGGTATGCTCCTTTTGAAACTTGTCAGATGGTCGGGCCTGTATGCATTATAGCACAGCCGGCGGCCGGTGTCAATGAAAGCGAGAGGATGGGCCCGGGATCGTTCACACCTCGGCCGAAAAAGCTTCCATCCGCATCTGGGTACGGCCGGCGCCGTCGGTGGGACAGCACCAGGGGCGCAGCCAATGGATTATCCCAAAAAGCGCCGCGCGTATGCCGCGCGCAGGATGCAGTCCTCCATCTGCTCCACGTGATGCGACTGGAGCGACTTGATAATGTGGTCTGTCAGCGAGCGGTGCTCCTCATGATAGTTGCCAGCCACCCCCAGATGCTCCAACTGCCGGCGCAGGGCCGGCGTCAGCCAGGGCGTGTCCGGGTTGAGGAAGCGCACCGCATCGCGCAGGTCCCGCCTGAAATTCACATAGACCTGCTGGAGGAACTGGATATCATCCTCGGTGAGCGCATCCAGTCCCAGGATCTCCGGCGGGAACCCAAGCGAATACATGGCGGCGGTGAAGCCGATGGCGCGGGGAAGAGTAATGCCCCCCACGCCGCGGGCATAGCCGAACAATCCGACATGAAGCTTGCGCCGGCGCCGCTGGGGGACGTATTTGGCCACCTCATTGATGGCCGGTACCACAGCCTGCAACTGCTCCTGATAGGCAATGACATATTTGTTGATGATCTCCAGACAGCGGCCGCGGTCCACCTCCTGCGCCGGCTGAATCTGCCGCTCGCGCAGAAGGCGCACCGCTTCTCGCACCTCCTCCGGTGCATAGTCGTACTTAAAGGATGACTGCACAGTGAGCGTGGAGGCGCTGGGATATTCTTGGATGACCCGGTCCACAGTCTGTGGGCGCAGGTTGCCGCGGAACGGAGGCGAACCCACCCCGACGATAGGGTAGATGGGAATGCCGATCTCTTGCGACAGCCGTTCAAGCTCCATCAGGGCAATCTTGTTCAGCAGGACCGCGCTGATCAACCCGTAATTCATCGCCGGGTCCGAACGCGCCAGGAACACCCGCTGGTACTTCAGCTTCTTATCCCGGATGAAGTCGCGAGTGATGGTATGCGCCTCCAGCAGGCGCGGCATATCCTCGAACAGGGGGATAACGTTGATGGTCTCCGGCTTGAACTCGCCGATCCATTCGCAGATGGTCACATCCCCCGGCTTGAACGGCTTATGCTGTTTGCCGACCACGAAATCGCGATAGTAGAGATAAATACGGTCCAGACAGCGGTGGGAAGTGGTCATCGGGAGAATGACCTCAAAGATAGGGGGTATATCATCCCCATAGAACATCTTGGCCGCGTCAAATGAACGAGGAATGCTGTCCAGGGTCTCCAACAATACCTTGGCCTCCCCCTTCTCCACCGTTGGGTTGGGGACGCGCAGGGTGATAAACACATCTTTCCCCAAGCGTTTGTCGCGGAAAAAGGACGGATATTGGTTCAGCAGTTTCTTGACTACGAAGTTATCAACCTCTTTACCTT comes from the Anaerolineae bacterium genome and includes:
- a CDS encoding aminotransferase class III-fold pyridoxal phosphate-dependent enzyme, which gives rise to MGYTRPFGVQRSYELFARAQSLMPGGTQLISRRPDRYAYGVTPALAERAKGCRFWDVDGNEYIDLQMAVGACVLGYADDVVDAAVIEQIRRGPAPSVSTTVELELAEELTNTIPCAEMVRFCKGGGEANAIAIRIARAYTGRDKIAFCGYHGWHDWYLAANLESTAVLNDYLLPGIEPAGVPRGLAGTAIPFAWENLASLEQVLETHKGEIAAVILEPARSFDPKPGYLEGVRELATRYGAVLIFDEVVTGFRLHIAGAQGKYGVVPDIATYAKAISNGYPFGAVAGRREIMSIAADLFISSTYWSDPITAAAALATIREYKRRDVQTYIDRMGKRYMQAFNALAEQAEVPARFAGMGCSFVLQWDFEDPDPLLRKQATTLFIQECNKRGIFAAGGMHMCWAHTEAELEELKPRWEEVLGVLRDAIRAGDIAGRLEAEVSKEAFRRLVR
- a CDS encoding phosphoenolpyruvate carboxylase, producing MSTQHPDNVYSPFFAENVVINGEEEIKEAYYVFSHLGCDEQMWDYEGKEVDNFVVKKLLNQYPSFFRDKRLGKDVFITLRVPNPTVEKGEAKVLLETLDSIPRSFDAAKMFYGDDIPPIFEVILPMTTSHRCLDRIYLYYRDFVVGKQHKPFKPGDVTICEWIGEFKPETINVIPLFEDMPRLLEAHTITRDFIRDKKLKYQRVFLARSDPAMNYGLISAVLLNKIALMELERLSQEIGIPIYPIVGVGSPPFRGNLRPQTVDRVIQEYPSASTLTVQSSFKYDYAPEEVREAVRLLRERQIQPAQEVDRGRCLEIINKYVIAYQEQLQAVVPAINEVAKYVPQRRRRKLHVGLFGYARGVGGITLPRAIGFTAAMYSLGFPPEILGLDALTEDDIQFLQQVYVNFRRDLRDAVRFLNPDTPWLTPALRRQLEHLGVAGNYHEEHRSLTDHIIKSLQSHHVEQMEDCILRAAYARRFLG
- a CDS encoding exo-alpha-sialidase, producing the protein MQVIEHGIIFDARQAPPQRRFCSFTSLLYTADGRLLVAFRAGSSKDSADENILICESTDGGHSWELVWEGFPLEYAGVSGAWRAGALFELEPGRLLGYFTWFERTDPTLPLSNPETQGILPSRLLLAESSDYGRSWHAWRELDVHPFEGVSATGAPLRLSDGVLGFPYEAWKSYYDARPGAHHALLRRSPDAGRTFEPPVIVAHDPAARVFYWDQRLGIAPDTGRLIALFWTHDRQLGQDRNVHVAWGSPDGRRWTSPPADTGFAGQIAYPLCLGGERVLAVYVHRHDPPSIRAVLSRDFGRTWELAEECVVYESTAGRESGVGGQREFGDYWADMNRWTFGHPEACLLPDGQVLAAFYAGDTTAMSMHWARLAL